TGAAGGGCTGATTTGATAAAATGTTTAACCTCAAAGATCTCTACAGGTTTTGATAATGTTTCATGCCCATTAACCAACATTTATGAGCAATGGCTTATATATCTATTTCTAGCAATGCtagaaaaactaaattaaaccaCATACTTCAATCATCACaaggtaaaatatatatatatatatacttttctgGGAATCAAATTTCCGTACTGGATAGCTGGGTCCTTGAGGCCATTTATGCATTGatgttatttttaataatcctcaaaattcaaatatcaaACAATAATATGATTCTCAACACCCAAAATCTAAAATAATGCCATGGACCGCAGGGGAAATAATGAATGGCTTAATTATAATCAGGCTTCTCTGGGAACGTGCAGCCAGACCTCTGAATGATAACATTAGCTGCATAACAGCCAGCTCTCACAGAGTCTTCAATGGATTTCTCTTGAACCAACTGTGATAAAAATCCTCCAACAAATGCATCCCCTGCAAAAAGTAAATTAGTGAATTAAGTTAATCAGAAAACAATTCCATTTATTGTTTGTGCAGTAGTGGACAACATTTTATAGTACCATGACAGTACTGTACATACACCTTTGTGATTTTTAGTAACAACGACCCCACACCAGTTCTAAACGCAGTcatgattttaaatgttaagGAGCAAATGAAACCAATTCATGGATAAACCATTTACCATTATTTGTTTGAATTGGTAATTTGAATTATTCTAATATGCCAACCAGGAAATGAAAGTAATAAACATTGCAGCTACAGATAGCCATCTGAGTTTGCCTATTCATTGATGTATTTATACAACATTATACTTTGCAAGGAAAATGAACAGGCAGAATTAACCTTTATCATTAAATGCTCTAGATGATTTAGATTTTTGACACTACTTTGCAGATAATAAAGTACTCTAGTCCAAATTCCAAGTATAACTCAATCAGACGGGGACCACTCAAATCTCTCCTTCCCCTTCTATTGGGCCCAATCACTTctcaaaaaacgaaaaagaaagaaaagtaaagctAGTCTATTCAGAAATTTGAAACAttacaaacacaaaacaaagcaaacctGCTCCATTTGTATCAacaagtttttctttaggtAATCGTATCACAGGGAACTTCTTCACTTTCCCGTCCTCAGCAACAACTACAGGATCAGCACCCTGAGTAATAACAGTTATCCTCTTGTGTGTTCCTGACGCTTTGGGCAACCGGGAGATTTTTAGTGCTATCTCCTCTACATTATCAGTCTGGTCATAAAGAACAGACCAAGCATGTTAAACTTAGGAAAGAAACTGTGAATTGGGTAGAAACGGTACCAAGCAACCATTACCTCCCAACCATGAACTTTTGAGAAGGTTCTTGCTTCTGTCTCATTTCCAAAAACAAAGTCCATATACCTGAACCCCAAAAAAGGCATGGCCTACATCAATATGAATATATACTTACTACCACAAAAGAAGATGACGAAATGCTTACGGCAAAACTTTATCCTGTGCATCCTTGAAGAACTCACAGATAAATGGAGCAGAAAGGTTCATCATGAAGATCTGCAGTAAAATTTAGATGTTAAGCATTCTCATGTATAATCTAATGAAAACCAGTTGATAAGAGGGGGATTccaaatatttatcatattttaccTTGTCATTTGCAGCTGCATGTTCAGCAACAAGCTGTATGGAGTCTGGGGATACAGTGAGGAAAAACCCAGCAATATAGAAGTACTTAGCCTTCTCAACTATCCAATCAAGATTTCACAGAGAAGTCAGCTCACAAGGATGAATAActacaaaatcaaaatacaaaaccaaGAGTACATAGGCAGACAGTGTACCCAATGCCCAGTTCTCCGGCCTCTTTAAATGTTCTGATTTGTAGCAATTTGCAGCAGACAAGTTAGCAACAAGCGACCTACATATTCATCCAACAGTGTTATTAATCCAGCTAGCCACAAGTTTGAGAACCTTTTACTCAGTTCAAATACTAAGAGAAAGATGTTATGTGACATTTTGGGAGGAAGTACAAAAAACTTTCATAGTAGGCTTGATGAAACCAACCTTTCACCACCCACAACACAAACAGCACAAGTTCCTGTTGGTGCAGATTCATCCTCATAATAGTGAACCTGATTTTGATATGTATCAGATAATGTTGAAAATATTACCATTCTATGGTCCAATATTACCATTCGAAAGGTGAAGAAACTTACATTAACACCAGCAAGTTTTGAGTTCTTCTTCATCTCATCCCCAAACTTGTCCTTCCCAATGCAACCCATATAACTTGTTGCACCAGGAATTTGAAGCATCCACTGCAAAGCAAAGAGTAACTCACTTTTAAACAGAGTGAAGGGAAAATATGACTGAATATCTTCCAGTACCACTGAAGGATGTAATAATAATGTACCTGGGCAACTCTGATTGAATTTTGAGTAGCACCtgcaaacaataaaattaaatcaaactTATCATTGATCAATACTATCTACTGAAGTCAAAtagcaaaacaattttttaaatttcaaaattatggAATGAAAGCATTACCTCCAGCAATGTACTCCACATTGTTGTACTTTTTAGCCATTTCATCATACCTGAGACATACATCTAACTAACATTGGTCCATGGTTGATCAAGTAAATAAGCATATTTTCACATAGAGGGAACAGGGAATCCGCAgtgtaacaaaaattaaattgaaatttccaATCATCAACCAAGTTACCAGGTACATTTTGGTGCATATTTGGTGATTTTCTGTCCTAGCCAAACgccataaaatgttttctggACCATTTTCAAGGTtgtaaaaaaacactaaaaaatagcCATTTTttccagaaaatattttttgttgaaaacattttacgccgaaacaaacgGGGCCTAAATCTCAACAAATGTATAGTAAAAATGCCCATCATATAAAGTATTAATAGATCTCGTACATGTCTTGGGTAGAGGAAGTTTTAACAATACTATATTTGATCAAGGAAATGGCATCCAATCTAATACCACGGAAATTATCTTTTCTGTGGGTCTAAGGCTAAACAAAACTCAGACTGGGTCACTGGGAATTAgcattttaaaacataaacaaaattagCATTACACCGATCTTGACATGGAAAGAAATTTCTCACATTGGTAAGTGCTTTTCCTCTGCAAGGATTGCATTGTTCAACTTCAGATCATACCTGTCACAGAAAACATGACTAGCCAATCAAAACATTGAAACTggatttttcttctatttttttaataaaaaggaaagaatctACAAACAGTTAGACTGAACTTGCTATAAACGCATAAGATCTCCAAATCCTGCTCGAAGTACTTATAACACTAGaagcacttaatctaaaatcATACATGTAAATAAAGGATCTGAATTCTTTAAAATTCCAGGGTATTTGTTTCAAATCTTaactattattttcaaattaaatgatcGAGATTTTGACATATCAGTATTTATCACTTTATTATTTACCATATTGATCACTGGCGATAAATGaagataaatatattaaaaataacagGGCGATAAAAAACGACAAATATGCTAAATAATGAACCGACAAAAGCTAATGTAGCGATTTAATCCAAAATAATTGTTGAGATTTCAAGAAATCTACCAGCAGAATACCTAAGAACCATAGGAAATCTTGATCCGCACATGAAAGTATCATAGtagaaagtaaaacaaaatcatgatttaaGCCTATATCTTTCAGACAAGGAGATTATAAGCACATTGAATTCTAACGATTACGAGAAGATCTAGGTTTTGGTAAGCTAAAGAAGAATCAGAATGATAGCTAAGCAATCAAAAAAGAGGATGGCATGAGTGACACACTTTTGCAAGAACTCGTCGTCGACGACGGAAGAGATGTCGAGGAGTGGGTTACCCATCCCCAGGAGAATGCCTTCGCTCGCCATTGGTAGTTGGAAATGAGAGCTGAATGGAGGAGCAGAATGGGCGCCAAGAGAGGGGAGGAGTTAGGTTACCAGATGCAGATCTACGGGAAGCTAAATAGGCAAGTTTATTGTTGTGGTGGTCAGTGTGGCCTGTGGCCTGTGGGTCTCAATCACACCAACCCATTGGGCCCCGTTCGTTTAGGTGAGTGTGCCACTGCTCCCactttgaattttctttcttttcttttctcctagTTTTTtcattatgagtttttttttttctttttttcttttttctttctatcccatagggaaaaaaaattagaaagtcaataaattagataaaaatcATAGGAAAGGACCTAATCAAAATTAGTACAAAACTGGGTTTGGCAGTGACCCGCCTGACCCACGCCTGGGTCAGGCCGTGACCCAGCGTGGGTCGTGGGCCTCGTGGCTACCCAGGCGtgggtctggccgtgacccacgcCTGGGTGGGTCATTTTGGTCTTACCCAACAACTTCATTGCTCCCCAAAAATGGCTATCAAGAGATCAAACAAACTGCCTCAAGCAGCCATGCTTGAGCAAATTCTCAAGAGGTGCTCAAGCTTAGGGAAGAAACGGCAGAGCTATGATGAACAAGGCCTTCCTTTGGACGTCCCAAAGGGTCATTTTGTTGTATATGTTGGAGAAAATAGAAGCAGATACATTGTCCCAATCTCTTACTTGACTCGTCTTGAGTTCCAAATCCTTGTCCAGCATGCTGATGAAGAATTTGGCTTAAGCCACGACATGGGTCTCACAATCCCTTGCGAAAAAGTTTTTCAGTCTCTAACATCCATGCTCAGATGAAGTTTTTCAGTCTCTAACATCAGGCACCGGTAATCTCTCTCCGACTACCCACGGTGGGTTAATTTTTTATCTGGTGGTTTGATAACAATTTGGATCCAGTGTTTTCATCTTATTTTCCATGCGAGAATATCTTCAACAGTGCACAAAACCGCTGTTTTGTGCCCACCGTTCAGCGGTGGATACATCAGCTTAGTACACAAACttaaaatgagaataaaataCCAGAATAATTTTCCTTctctcaattaaaaataaataaaaattagaagtgGCAGCCATCGAGGAGCATCAGCCCAGGGGGGTGACGGTGGTGGCTTGCAGtagcctgggggtggccgcgagccacccccagtggccgcgagccacccccagtggcCTCCCGTGCCTGGGAGTGGCTGCGCACTACCCAAGATGGCGTAGGGGTGGTCCGCGCAGCCACCCCAACCCATCGCGGGCCACCTCAGATGGCCTAGGGATGGTCTCGCAAGTCACCCtcggcgagagagagagagggagagagagagatccagTGATCTTCTGGGGTGGCACATGACCACCCCATGGTCTAGGAGTGGCTCGCCGGCAACctcatggcctaggggtggctcgtaggccaccccatgggccgGGGGTGGCCGGCGGAGAGAGAGACGAAGGCGGTCTGAGGCGGCAAACAGAGGCGAGTGGTGGTTCAAATGGATGTGAGAAAAATAATCCAGTGTTTTGctcacatatatttttcttgcaattttctttcaatGATGATGTGTCAAACTCTGAGTGGATTGCACAAAACCCTTGTTTTGTGCAACAACCAATGACCACAGAGAAGACGCTctcatttttttaacatgtacTAAGTGAGGTGTCACCACTTGAATGGAAGGCAAACAACCCATGTGTTTTGCCACGACCGCATATAAGCATCTCTCATGTGCATATGCACCAGCACTGCAATATGAAACCATATTGCTCTCAATGCCATGTAGTTTGACAGTTTCTTTATCTTGCCCAACAAGATTTGAATAATATTGGGAAAGCCCTTGCGTTAAGGATGGGCAAATTAACCGCCTACCTATTCAATCGCCTATCGATCGAGAACTGACCGACACCTACCAACACCACTTAACCGATGGCCAGTAGGTGGTAGACTTTTTATATTTCCGACAAACTTGGTTTAGTAAGCagaataacatttttctaaccgaaccgactttgccgaccaatttttcatttctttgctTACTGACATTACCAACCGCCATTATCGACCGATATTACCGAACCGACATTcgataataaaacaaaaagttggcGAAATAAGTAGgtaaaaatttcaactttattgACAATATCAGTGCAAAATGCAAAAATCTCATTTTCATAACCGAATTATCTGACTCACACCCTACCTCTAGTAAATATTCCACCTGTTGCCCCACCAACGATGGTTCGACCTGTTGCCCCACCAATGGTGGTTAACCGTTCATCAACAATTCCCTCTATCACTCTTGTTACGTCATGCTCCGACCCTGTGAACCAATTCGATAGCACGGAATTGGTATCCGAAGTTACAATATCACGAAGAAACAAATGATATATTCTATCTAAATTTCTTCCCCAACTTGTTGAAGAGttgcttttgccaaaaaataaattgtcttATTAGCTTCCCTACGTGTATGCCACACCTGCCAAGATTGGAGGCTATACAGTATAGTCTTCGAGTCACCAATTAAGTTTGGATTATTTCGAAAtatgtgtataagactatataagtcaattttaaTCAATAATTTCATGTCAGATTCACGGGTCATGTCAAAAACTGTTTTTGTCACATGTCAGGTTCAAATCGTGTCAAAGACAtgtgtataaaactatataaattaactATAACCCAATCCatataattatacaatcaaacACTTCAATCATAACcctactaattttgtgttaagtttgtaagtcgtataaaaaattgtgaacCCCACATATATGGATTCAAAATGGCAGTAAATTACGTGCCCCTGTCCAACATGTTGGAGCCTCAATTTCCCAATCCATGCTAACAGCCTAGGTATCAACCCCTTGTAAGGGCATGCCGAGCAATCCACTGGCAAGATCAACTATGCTGACtccgcaataccagagaagtcCCAAAAAGTAGCAGGAGCCCATCAGCAAGAAATTGCTGCAAGTAACAATGCTGcatattactaaaattaaataGCACCGTGAATGCATCGATCATACATCAGAAACAAACCTATCCAATTCCAGAAAGGCACGCAATCAAAAAGGACTAACACCACATCATGATGCTTTTATTTCAAGTTTGTATTGACAAAGAATATCAAACCACCGAGGACGGCACTGGAAGTCTAAAAGAGAACTTCATTGAAGAGTCCAACCTATTTCTGTTTTGAAACATAGCAGGAAATGCTGGTTTCTAAATGAACCAGGCCACCTTCAACCTCTCCATGGTTGTATAGTgccatatataatatttttttgcatttgttgGCAACCAGGAGAACTTTTCTTCAAAGCATCAAGGTGATGTGGTCTTATTCCCTTAGAAAAGATCTAGAGAAAGGTTCCGAATATAGCTCCATTagaaaaatcacaacaaataattTGTCGTCAACTCCAATGCAAAACTGAATTTCTATGTTGAAACATTCTTCAAAGATGATCACAAATTGCCTTTGTAAAATCAGTTGTAGATGAACTGCCACCAAGGTCAGCTGTTCTGTACTTCCCCTCCGCAATTGTGCTGAGGATAGCATTTTGGATCTGATCAGCTTTGCCATGGAACTCCAAATGGCGCAGCATTGTGACAGAACTCAACAGCAAAGCAGTTGGATTCGCCAAATTCTGAATAAATGCAACCAATTAACACAGATGAGATACATACCTTTTGTTTCAAAGGAAGTTATGCTTAAAAGAAACATGGAGTTACAAGTACGGAATCAcgagggaaaaaggaaaagaagagagagtaaCCAAAAGTAGGAAATTAATAAAACGGCAAGTTGCAATAATAGTAGTCTGTTTTCCTCCAATAAAACCATCATTTCTTTTGTCCTTCAGTCATTTGCTTTAGAAGCCTTTTCAAGTTCTCTTCTCCCCCACAAATCAGCCTGAAGATCAATCATCTTGAAGATTCtaccatcttttatttttttggataagttatTCTAGGTGTGTTTGGTAACcatctctctcctttttttcatttctccccaaaaaaagtcataacctcttttttttattaccaAACAACTTTCTCAacttttctctcacaaaaaattcaaatcttatttcgcctttatattatatcaatcacttcttatattcaaacaaaaaactcacaacaaaaCCATTTACCAAACATACCCTCTATCATCTCTTCCTGACCAAATAACCCATATATTATCCACA
Above is a genomic segment from Corylus avellana chromosome ca9, CavTom2PMs-1.0 containing:
- the LOC132191354 gene encoding adenosine kinase 2, whose translation is MASEGILLGMGNPLLDISSVVDDEFLQKYDLKLNNAILAEEKHLPMYDEMAKKYNNVEYIAGGATQNSIRVAQWMLQIPGATSYMGCIGKDKFGDEMKKNSKLAGVNVHYYEDESAPTGTCAVCVVGGERSLVANLSAANCYKSEHLKRPENWALVEKAKYFYIAGFFLTVSPDSIQLVAEHAAANDKIFMMNLSAPFICEFFKDAQDKVLPYMDFVFGNETEARTFSKVHGWETDNVEEIALKISRLPKASGTHKRITVITQGADPVVVAEDGKVKKFPVIRLPKEKLVDTNGAGDAFVGGFLSQLVQEKSIEDSVRAGCYAANVIIQRSGCTFPEKPDYN
- the LOC132162098 gene encoding protein SMALL AUXIN UP-REGULATED RNA 51-like, whose translation is MAIKRSNKLPQAAMLEQILKRCSSLGKKRQSYDEQGLPLDVPKGHFVVYVGENRSRYIVPISYLTRLEFQILVQHADEEFGLSHDMGLTIPCEKVFQSLTSMLR